One Marinibacterium anthonyi genomic region harbors:
- a CDS encoding Transposase has translation MPYVGPFDGFHAVPAAVSKTCLVRFDRNRYSVDARAVGRPVEIRAYADRVEFWQDGQVVGRHARAFGRDHAVYDPLHYLPVLARKPGALRNWAPFKDWDLPPAMRRVQRKLERIPGGDRQMVEILAALLSDGMDAVEAACTEALGEGVHSADVILNILARRREPEPPAPTATPEALKLAHEPIADCARHDTLRSTDHAKIADPRHDGPTQALRHEGCL, from the coding sequence GTGCCCTATGTCGGCCCGTTCGACGGCTTCCATGCGGTGCCAGCCGCGGTCTCCAAGACCTGCCTCGTGCGGTTCGACCGCAACCGCTACTCGGTGGACGCCCGCGCCGTCGGTCGCCCGGTCGAGATCCGGGCCTACGCCGATCGGGTCGAGTTCTGGCAGGACGGTCAGGTGGTCGGTAGACATGCCCGCGCCTTCGGACGGGATCATGCCGTCTACGACCCGCTGCATTACCTCCCCGTGCTTGCGCGCAAGCCTGGCGCACTGCGGAACTGGGCTCCGTTCAAGGACTGGGACCTTCCGCCCGCCATGCGCCGTGTCCAGCGGAAGCTGGAACGGATCCCGGGCGGGGATCGCCAGATGGTCGAGATCCTCGCCGCCTTGCTGAGCGACGGCATGGATGCCGTCGAAGCTGCCTGCACCGAAGCGCTCGGCGAAGGTGTCCATTCTGCCGATGTCATTCTCAACATCCTCGCCCGCCGCCGCGAGCCCGAGCCACCCGCGCCGACCGCCACCCCGGAAGCGCTGAAGCTGGCCCACGAACCCATCGCCGACTGCGCCCGACACGACACCCTCAGGAGCACCGACCATGCAAAGATCGCAGATCCTCGACACGATGGGCCAACTCAAGCTCTACGGCATGAAGGCTGCCTATGA
- a CDS encoding Transposase — protein sequence MSARTAVDRIGRGKERQINMRFLAMANHYVFEPDFCNPASGWEKGQVVGHTLRCDWCLGAGSKQIGVSQTLHCGNASGGRF from the coding sequence ATGAGCGCGCGCACGGCGGTGGATCGCATCGGTCGCGGCAAGGAGCGTCAGATCAACATGCGGTTCCTCGCGATGGCCAACCATTACGTCTTCGAGCCCGACTTCTGCAATCCGGCGTCAGGCTGGGAGAAGGGGCAGGTCGTCGGGCATACTTTGCGATGTGACTGGTGCCTGGGAGCCGGATCAAAGCAGATCGGCGTGTCGCAAACCCTGCACTGTGGCAATGCTTCGGGAGGGCGCTTTTGA
- a CDS encoding Transposase produces MGLLNVIRKMALREQLPIREISRRTGLSRNTIKKDLKAGTLEPKFTVPERPSKLDPFADKLAAWLKTEASKSRKLRRPLTHLHADLVALGFTGSYNRVAAFAREWRRERQREQQTTGRGVFVPLSFRPGEAFQFDWSEDYAVIGGGERTKLQVAHIKLSHSRVFLVRAYLLQTHEMLFDAHWHAFRVFGGVPGRGIYDSASCAPLVRAQ; encoded by the coding sequence ATGGGACTACTGAATGTCATACGGAAGATGGCCCTGCGCGAGCAGCTCCCGATCCGTGAGATCTCGCGCCGGACAGGCCTGTCGCGGAACACGATCAAGAAGGACCTGAAGGCCGGCACCTTGGAGCCGAAGTTCACGGTGCCAGAGCGCCCCAGCAAGCTTGATCCCTTCGCGGACAAGCTTGCGGCCTGGCTGAAAACTGAAGCCTCGAAGTCGCGCAAGCTTCGCCGCCCCCTGACGCATCTTCATGCCGATCTTGTGGCCCTTGGGTTCACTGGCTCCTACAACCGTGTGGCGGCGTTCGCCCGGGAATGGCGCAGGGAACGACAACGCGAGCAGCAGACGACGGGGCGCGGTGTCTTCGTGCCCCTGTCGTTTCGGCCCGGCGAAGCCTTCCAGTTTGACTGGAGCGAAGATTACGCGGTGATCGGGGGGGGGGAGAGGACCAAGCTACAGGTCGCGCATATCAAGCTGTCGCACAGCCGCGTCTTCCTCGTCCGCGCCTATCTCCTGCAAACGCACGAGATGCTCTTCGATGCCCATTGGCATGCTTTCCGGGTGTTTGGCGGTGTGCCAGGCCGGGGCATCTACGACAGCGCGAGTTGTGCGCCATTGGTTCGAGCACAATGA
- a CDS encoding Transposase: protein MLVVETIAKIRRWHFQDGKPIKEICRELGVSRKTVRKVIRSGATEFSYERTVQPQPKIEPWRDELDRLLTENARRPKPERLTRIRIFEELRALGYEGGYDAVRRYAASWSQSEVEASAAAYVPLSFDPGGAFQFDWSHEVALIDGVTTTIKVAHVRLCHSRMAFVRAYPRETQEMVFDAHDKAFAFFGGSCARGIYDNMKTAVDTIFVGKNRAYNRRFQQMSRHYLFEPVACTPASGWEKGQVENQVGVIRRRFFVPRPKFRSYAELNAWLQDRCIAWAKANPHTEFRDKTT, encoded by the coding sequence ATGTTGGTTGTGGAGACGATCGCGAAGATCCGGCGTTGGCATTTTCAGGACGGCAAGCCGATCAAGGAGATCTGCCGCGAGTTGGGCGTGTCGCGGAAGACGGTCCGGAAGGTGATCCGCTCCGGGGCGACCGAGTTCAGCTACGAGCGCACCGTGCAGCCCCAGCCGAAGATCGAGCCTTGGCGGGATGAACTCGACCGCCTGCTCACCGAGAATGCCCGCCGTCCGAAGCCTGAGCGTCTGACCCGCATCCGGATCTTCGAGGAGCTCCGGGCCCTGGGTTACGAGGGCGGCTACGATGCGGTCCGGCGCTACGCCGCGAGCTGGTCGCAATCGGAAGTCGAAGCCTCCGCTGCAGCCTACGTGCCGCTGAGCTTCGATCCTGGCGGAGCCTTCCAGTTCGACTGGAGCCACGAGGTCGCGCTCATCGACGGGGTGACAACCACGATCAAGGTAGCTCACGTCCGGCTGTGCCACAGCAGGATGGCCTTCGTCCGGGCCTATCCCCGCGAGACCCAGGAGATGGTGTTCGACGCCCACGACAAGGCGTTCGCCTTCTTCGGCGGCAGCTGCGCGCGGGGCATCTACGACAATATGAAGACCGCGGTGGACACGATCTTCGTCGGCAAGAACCGGGCCTACAATCGCCGGTTCCAGCAGATGAGCAGGCATTACCTCTTCGAACCGGTCGCCTGCACCCCGGCTTCCGGCTGGGAGAAGGGTCAGGTCGAGAACCAGGTCGGGGTGATCCGGCGGCGGTTCTTCGTGCCCAGGCCGAAGTTCAGGAGCTATGCCGAACTCAACGCCTGGCTTCAGGACCGCTGCATCGCCTGGGCAAAGGCCAATCCCCATACCGAGTTCCGGGACAAGACCACCTGA